In Longimicrobium sp., the DNA window TGGTGGACGACGCCAGCGCGTGCCGCAGCAGGCTCTTGGGGCTCATCACCACCAGCGGCCGCGGCTCCGAATCCAGCAGCGCCGCCTGCCGGCGCAGCAGGTGGAAGTAGTTGGCGGACGTGGTGCAGTTGGCCACGCGCATGTTGTTCTCGGCACAGAGCTGAAGGAACCGCTCCAGCCGCGCGCTGCTGTGCTCCGGCCCCTGGCCCTCGTAGCCGTGCGGCAGCAGCAGCACCAACCCCGTCCGCTGCTGCCACTTCTGGTACGAGGCGGCCAGGTACTGGTCGATCATCACCTGCGCGCCGTTCACGAAGTCGCCGAACTGCGCTTCCCACAGCACCAGCGCCTGCGGGTGCCCCACGCTGTAGCCGTACTCGAAGCCCACCACGGCCATCTCGGAGAGCGGCGAGTTGTGGATTTCGAACGAGGCCCGCGCCTGCGGCAGCAGGTGGAACACGTTCATCCGCTCGCCCGTGCGCGCGTCGCGCAGCACCGCGTGGCGATGGCTGAAGGTTCCGCGCTCCACGTCCTGCCCCGTCATGCGCACGGGGACGCCCTCGGCCAGCAGCGACGCGAACGCCAGCGCCTCGGCGTGCCCCCAGTCGATCACCGGCTCGCCGCTCGCCGCCTCGGCGCGCTTCTGCAGCACCTTCTCCAGGCGCGAGTTGCCCTGGAAGCCCTCGGGACGGCCGACGAGCCCCGCGTTCAACTCCAGCAGCCGGTCGCGCGGCACCGCGGTCTCACGCGGGCCCTGGCGCCCGTTGGGCGAGGGCGTCTCGTGCCCGTGCGCGCCGGCGTCCCCGCCCAGCCCCTCGAGCGTGCGCGAAAGCTCGTCGAGCACGCGCTTCAGCGAGGCGTCGGCCTCTTCGCGCGTCAGCACGCCCTCTTCCACCAGGCGGGCGGCGAACGTCTCGCGGGCGGTGGGGTGGTCCTTGATCACCCCGTACATCACGGGCTGCGTGAACAGCGGCTCGTCGCCCTCGTTGTGCCCCCAGCGGCGGTAGCCCACCAGGTCGATGACGATGTCCTTGCCCCACCGCGCGCGGTACGCCAGCGCGAAGCGCGCGACGCCCAGGCAGGCCTCTGCGTCGTCGGCGTTCACGTGCACGACGGGAATCTCGAACCCCTTGGCCAGGTCGCTGGCGTAGCGGGTGCTGCGGCCCTGCTGCGGGTCGGTGGTGAAGCCCACCTGGTTGTTGGCGATCAGGTGGATGGTGCCGCCCACCGTGTAGCCGGGCAGCGACTGCATGTTCAGGGTCTCGGGCACCACCCCCTGGCCAGGGAACGCGGCGTCGCCATGGATGAGCACGGCCACCGCCCTGCCGTGGTCGATGGCGGGCACGCCCGGGGCCGAGGTGTCGTCCTGCGCCGCGCGCGCCATCCCCACCACGATGGGGTCAACGAACTCCAGGTGGCTGGGGTTGGGCGAGAGCGACACGCGGACGGTGTGGCCGTCCACCTGGCGCTCGTCCGTCCACCCCATGTGGTACTTCACGTCGCCCGAGGGCTCGTCGCTGTTCTGGTACGCGTCGAGCGCGGGGGCGGCCTGCGCGCTCGCGAAGCCCGACAGCATCATGGCGTACGGCTTGTTCAGCACGTGCGTCAGCACGTTCAGCCGGCCACGGTGCGCCATGCCGATCATCACGTCACCGGCGCCCGCGCGCGCCGCCTCGGACACGATTTCGTCCAGCATGGGAACCATCAGGTCGGTTCCCTCGATGGAAAAACGCTTCTGCCCGAAGAAGGCGCGGTGAAGGAACTTCTCGAAACCTTCCACCTGCGACAGCCGGTCCAGCAGCGCGCGCTTGCGTTCCGCGGGGAGCGGCTGGGTGTAGCGGCGCGACTCGATGGCTTCGCGGATCCAGGTGCGCTCGTCGGGGTTGGGAAGGTGAAGGAACTCCCACCCGATGGTGCCGGCGTAGGTGTCGCGCAGGCGCTGCACTTCGGCCAGGGCGTTGGGCGACTCCGGCAGGTGGCCGAACACCACCGATGCGGGAAGCGCCGCCAGGTCGTCGTCGGTCAGGCCGTGCGTGGACGCGTCCAGGACGGGGTCGGGGCCGGCGCCGGGGCCCAGCGGGTTCAGCCGGGCGCCGGTGTGGCCGCGGGCCCGGATGGAGCGCGCCAGGGTGCGCGCGGCGAACGCCTTGGTAAGATCGGCCTGGGCGGGCGCCTGCGCGGCTGCCCCGGCCTGGGTGGGCGCTTCGATCTCCCGCAGCTGGGCGGGGTCGATGGACGCAAACCAGCCGCGCAGCCCCTCGTCCACGGACTGGGGGTCGCTCTGAAAACGCTCGAACTGTTCGAGCACGTAGGCCGCATTGGGGCCTGTGAACTCGCGAAGATCTGCCATGGTACACCCTCGTGGTGGCGCACGCCGCCGGATGCGCCCGTAAGCCCTTCCGCCGCTCGGGGCGGAGGGCGCAGCGCCGACAACTTAAGCCGCGTCCCGGCAACCCGCTACCTCGTGCGCGGACGCTTGGCTGTACGCACGGCGTGGGCCGCGTACGGGTCATCTCACGCGGAGGCGCGGAGGACGCGGAGAGGGACAACGGAATGCCTCACGCAGAGCCGCAGAGCCGCAGAGGACAACGGAGAGACAACTACGAGCGGGCCCCACACGGCGGGCACGGGAGGAGGAACGGGAGAGAGGAAGAGAGTGGAAAGCGCACTCACGCACTCACGCACTCACGCACTTTCGCACTTTCGCACTTTCGCACTTTCGCACTTTCGCACTTTCGCACTTTCGCACTTTCGCACTTCCCGGTACGTTCTCAGGGCTCCCCTGCATCCCCTTCCCGACGCGGTTCGTCCATGCGCAAAGCCGATCTGATCAACGGAGTAGACCAGGTGGTGCGCGCGTTGTCCGAAAGCGGGCTGGAGCTGCCGCTGGTGGAGGTGGCGCGGCTGGGATACCGGCGCGAGCCCGTTCCGGGCGAGCTGCTGACTCGCCTGCTAGGAGCTTTGCGCGACTACGGGCTGCGCGCCAGCCGCTTCACCCGTCCCGGCCGGCTGGTGGCCGAGGCGCTGGGCGTGACGGCGCTGGAGCAGGCGGACACCTGGTCGCTCCTGATCGCGGCGGAGAACCGGGCGCAGGAGGCGTTTTCGTTCGCGGAGCGGGTGCGTTTCGCCACGCAGCATCTGCCCGCCTTCTCAGGGCTGCTGGGGCAGGGCGGAATTCCCGTGCTCGACGCGCTTCGGCGTGCAGACGAGGCGGGCGGGCAGGCGCTGCTCGTTGTCCAGGTGATCGAGGCGCCGCGGCGGTTCTCTACCCCCGCGCGCCTGGCGACGCTGCTGGACAGCCTGGAGCTGCTGTACGGCGCCTGCGCCACCCTTCACGGCGCGCAGCCGAACGGCCTGAGCGTGGTGGGGTGCGATTCGGGGAGCGACAAGACGTTCGAGCTGATGGGCGCCGCACCGGTGATCGCCGCCGTGCGTGAGCTGATCGTCTCGGTGTGGGACCGCGTGGTGTTCTTCCGCGCACTGCCCGCCGCGCAGCGATATCGGCAGGCCGCCGAGAGCCTGCCGGTGCTGGATCTGGTGCGCGAGCGGCTGGATGCCGGCGAGATGTCGCCCGAGCAAGCCGAGTTGCTGCGCCGCCGCATCGTGGAGGGCACGGGCAAGTTCCTGGTGTCAGGCGCCACCATCCCCGAACTGCAGGAGCGCGCCTACGCCAACCCGCGCACCCTGATGGCCCCCGCCCCCAAGCTCCTCTCCGCCCCGACGGGCTGACCGGGCGTCAGCGGCTTACGAGAATGCGACGGTGCGCGCTTCGTCGGCGGGAACCAGTAGCTCCGTGCCCTCATCGTCGCCGCTCGGGTCTGCCGTGGCAGCCGAAAGTTCAGAGACCGAGCAGCCAAGAGCGTTTGCGAGCTTCACCAGGGAACGCAGCGTGGGGTTCGCTTGACCAGCCTCGATGAGCGCGACTTGCGCCTGGGTCATCCGGCATTCCACTGCGAGCTCCTCCTGGGACCACCCCGCGCGCTCGCGCCGATGAAAGACCTGCTCAGCGATGAAGTGCCTCTCATCGATCTCCTGCAGAAGCGCGTTCTCGCCAAGCGTTTCCCTCGAGGTACGCTTGAAGAAGTTCTTCATAGCTTCCTCCCGGTGAGCTGCTCGTACCGCTTCATCACTTCCGCTCTAACGTGGTCGGGCAATTTCTCGTCCTTCTTCTGATACGCGTAGAAGAGTCGGAAGGAAGCCTCGCCGTCTCGATAGTAGAAGAGACGATACAAGCCGACTCCCTCCACCTTGGACCGCAGTTCCCACACGGGCCCTTTGACCGGCCCGGTAAGAGGCGGGAGCGCCTTCAGCCCGCGAGACGCAAGCTTCTCCAGGTCTCGGACCACCTGCCGTTGAGGCACCGGGGCCAACCGATCGATGAAGCTTTGAACGTCAGGCTCCTTCTTCAGCCTGAATGATCCAGTGCCCATATGATATATCGTATGGCGGCGGAGAGTCAAGAATCCTGCCGGGTCAGACAACGAGAATGGCCCCTCTCCGGCATCGGTGTGTGGAGAGAGGCCATTCATTGTGTGCCGGCCTACCGGCGTTCGGATTGCGTCCAGTTTAGGAGGGCCTGTAGCGACTGTCAAGCGTCTTGCACACTCCGTTCACATCCAGGAGAATAGGACGGGGATGGACCCAACCCTCTGCAGTTCTCCGCGTCCTCCGCGCCTCCGCGTGAGACCCTTTCTTTCGGGTTCAGGCCCTCGCGCCGGGTCGATCCACGAGCGTGGCGCTGGCCTGGTCGGTGGGCTTGATGATGATCTCGTCGATGTTCACGTGCGCCGGGCGCGTCGCCACCCACACCACCGTGTCCGCGATGTCGGCCGCGGTCAGCGGCGTCATCCCGCGGTACACGTTCGCGGCGCGCTCCGCGTCGCCCCCGAAGCGCACCACGCTGAACTCCGTCTCCACCATCCCCGGGTCTACCGTGCTCACGCGGATCCCGGTCCCCAGCAGGTCCATCCGCAGGCCCTTGGTGATCGCCCCGACGGCGTGCTTGGTGGCGCAGTAGACGGCGCCGCCGGGATACACCTCGTGGCCGGCCACCGAGCCCAGGTTGATCACGTGCCCCCGCCTGCGCTGCACCATACCCGGGGTGACGGCGCGCGTAACGTACAGCAGGCCCTTGACGTTGGTGTCCACCATCTCGTCCCAGCCTTCCGGATCGCCCGCGTGCAGCTTGTCGACCCCGCGCCCCAGCCCGGCGTTATTCACCAGCACGTCGATCTCCGCCCACTCCGCCGGCAGACCGCCGATGGCGCCGAAGACGGACTCGCGGTCGCGCACGTCCAACTCCAGCAGGTGGCACTCGGTGCCGTGCTCCTCGCGCAGCTCGGCGGCCAGGCGCTCGATGCGCTCGAAGCGCCGCGCTGTAAGGATCAGCCGCGCGCCGACGGCCGCGAACGCACGTGCGCACGCCTGGCCGATGCCCGCGCTGGCGCCGGTGATCAGGACGGTTCCGGAAAGCTTCATCGGATCAGCATCTCACGATTCAGGTTGTTGATCATCAGCCGTCACTCCTCGCGCAGCGCCTCCAGCGGCGTGTGGCGGAACACCTCGCGGCTGGCCAGCATGCCCACCGTGGCCGAGATCGCCGTCACTCCCAGCGACAGCCAGAGCAGCGGGAGCACGGGCACGGCGAAATCCGTCTCGAACAGCCACCGCGCGAGCGCCCACCCCGCCCCGATCGCCAGCACCGTTCCCGCGGCGCTGGCCAGCAGCCCCAGCGCAAGGTACTCCGCCAGCAGCACGCCCGCGATCTGCCGCCGCGTGGCCCCCAGCGTCCGCAGCAGCACGCTTTCGCGGATGCGCTGAAGCCGCCCCGCCAGCACCGCGCCCAGCAGCACGATGAACCCCGTCGCCACGCTGAAGCCCGCCAAAAAGCGGATTACAGCCGCCACGCGCCCCAGAACCTCGTCGATGGCCGCCTGGATGGACGTAAGGTCCAGCACCGCCACGTTGCTGAACCGCCGCACCACGTCGCGCTGTACGGCCGATCGCGCATCCGTCGACGGCGCGCGCGCCAGCATCACCCAGGTGTGCGGGGCGCCCTGCAGCACCGCCGTGGGAAAGACGGCAAAGAAGTTGGGCTCCAGCCGCCCCCAGTCCACCTCGCGGATGGAGGTGACGCGCGTGGGAATGCGCACGCCCTGCACGTCCCAGGTGATGGTGTCGCCCAGCTCGATCTTCAGGTCCTCGGCCACGGCAATGTCCATCGACACCTCCGCCACGCCGCTGCCGTCCGCACCGCCGGCGCCCGGCTTCCACCAGCGTCCCTCCAGCACCTCTTCGGAGCGGATCAGCTCGTCGCGAAAGGTCGATCGATACTCGCGCCGCACCGCCCAGCGCTCCGGCCGGTCGCCATCCGACGACGTGAGGCGCTCGCCCTGGCGGGGACGCCGCTGCTCCGGCGCGCCCTCCGCGTCGGCATCGGGATCGTCGGGCGCGAGCTGCGACGCGGGGACGCCGTTGATGGCGTGGATGCGCATGGGCACGATGGGCGCGCGCTGCATCACCCGCGTTCCCGACCGCCCCAGCTCGCCCGCGACGCCCTGCTCTTGGTCGGCCTGGATGTCGAAGAGCAGCAGATTGCCCTGGCTCTCGGCGTTGATCGCGAGCGGCGCGAGCAGGTTGCGCTGGACCAGGTACACCGTCGCCAGCAGCCACACACCGAACCCCAGCGCCAGGACGACGACGGCCGTCTGGTTCCCAGGGCGGTACAGGTTCGCCACACCCTGGCGCGCGGGGTAGGGGAGCGCGCGGGTCGGCGCGCGGCGGGCCAGCTTCGTCATCCCCCAGGCGCTCAGCCAGAGCGCGGCCAGGGTGAGCGCGATCCCCGCCGCGAAGCCCAGCCCCGTACGGATGTCCTGCGCCTGGAACATCACCAGCGCGACGATGCTGGCAGCCAGGAGAAGCCATCCCCCGAACGTCCACGGGTCGCGCCTGCGCCGGGTCGGTTCGGCCTCCACGCGGCGGCGGATGGCCTCCAGGGGCGAGATCCTGCGCGTCCCCAGCAGCGGCAGCAGCGCGAACGCCACGGCGATCCACACGCCGATGCCGATCCCCATCGCCACCGCGGGCAGGCTGACGGCGGTCTCCACGTCCACGGGAAGCAGGTCTGCCAGCAGGCGCGGCAGCACCCACTGCACCGACACGCCGATCGCCGTGCCCGCCGCCGCGCCGATCAGCCCCATCGCCCCCGCCTGCAGCAGGTAGATGACGATCACCTGCGGCGCCGTGGCGCCAAGGCAGCGCAGCGTGGCCACAGTGTCGCGCTTCTGCGCCATGTACGCAGACATCGCGCTCGCCACGCCGATGCCGCCCAGCAGCAGCGCGAAGGTGCCGATCAGCGCCAGGAACGAGCCCAGGTTGCCCAGCGCCTCGGCCATGTCGGCCTGCTGCTCGCTGGCCGTGTTTGCGCTCACCCGCTCGGCGCGGAAGATCGGCCGGTAGCCCTCCACGAGCGGGTCGGCCGCGGCGGGGTTCGCAAGACGAACGTACGCCTCGTAATCCACCCGGCTCCCCGTCTGCACCAGCTTCGTTTCCGCCAGATAGCGGGCAGGAATGTAGACGCGCGGGGCGAAGAGCGCGCCCACGCCCACGGCGCCCGGCACCTTTTCCAGCGTGCCGATGATGGTGAAGCTGGATTCGCCCAGCCGCAGTTCGTCGCCCACGCGGGCGTCCAGCGCGGTGAGCATGGCGGGGTCCACCAGCACGTTGCGGCCGGACTGCAGCTGGGGATAGCGGCCCGCCGGCGCGGTGACGATCTCGCCGTAGTAGGGATAGCCCGGCTCCACCGCGCGCACCTGCGCCAGCCGCGCGGCTCCCGTGCGCTCCACGAGCGCCATCGACGCGAACGCGGTCACCCGCGCCACGGGCACCCGCGCGCGGCGCAGCGAATCCAGCAGCGCCTCCGTCTTCGGCCCCAGCGCACGGTTGCTGCTCAGGCTCACGTCCGCGCCGACGAGGGCGCGGGCCTGGTCGCGGACGCCGGCCAGCAGGTTGGCGGCGAACGACTGCGTGGCGACGAGCGCGGCCACGCCCAGCGTGATGGAGGAAAGGAAGAGCAGCAGCCGGCGCCGGGCAAAGCGGCTTTCCCGCCACGCCAGCGCGAACAGAGGACGGACGGCTTTCGGGCGGAGGGCCTTCACGCGCCGCTCCGCTCGTCGCTCACCACGGCGCCGTCGGCCAGGCGCACCACGCGCCCCATCCGCCCCGCCAGCGCGGCGTCGTGCGTCACCAGGACCACGGTGGTGCCGCGCTCGCGGTTCAGCTCCAGGATCAGCTGGATGATGCGTTCGCCCGTGGCGGCATCGAGGTTGCCCGTTGGCT includes these proteins:
- a CDS encoding 2-oxoglutarate dehydrogenase E1 component codes for the protein MADLREFTGPNAAYVLEQFERFQSDPQSVDEGLRGWFASIDPAQLREIEAPTQAGAAAQAPAQADLTKAFAARTLARSIRARGHTGARLNPLGPGAGPDPVLDASTHGLTDDDLAALPASVVFGHLPESPNALAEVQRLRDTYAGTIGWEFLHLPNPDERTWIREAIESRRYTQPLPAERKRALLDRLSQVEGFEKFLHRAFFGQKRFSIEGTDLMVPMLDEIVSEAARAGAGDVMIGMAHRGRLNVLTHVLNKPYAMMLSGFASAQAAPALDAYQNSDEPSGDVKYHMGWTDERQVDGHTVRVSLSPNPSHLEFVDPIVVGMARAAQDDTSAPGVPAIDHGRAVAVLIHGDAAFPGQGVVPETLNMQSLPGYTVGGTIHLIANNQVGFTTDPQQGRSTRYASDLAKGFEIPVVHVNADDAEACLGVARFALAYRARWGKDIVIDLVGYRRWGHNEGDEPLFTQPVMYGVIKDHPTARETFAARLVEEGVLTREEADASLKRVLDELSRTLEGLGGDAGAHGHETPSPNGRQGPRETAVPRDRLLELNAGLVGRPEGFQGNSRLEKVLQKRAEAASGEPVIDWGHAEALAFASLLAEGVPVRMTGQDVERGTFSHRHAVLRDARTGERMNVFHLLPQARASFEIHNSPLSEMAVVGFEYGYSVGHPQALVLWEAQFGDFVNGAQVMIDQYLAASYQKWQQRTGLVLLLPHGYEGQGPEHSSARLERFLQLCAENNMRVANCTTSANYFHLLRRQAALLDSEPRPLVVMSPKSLLRHALASSTIDQLATGTFQPVIPDASAADRAESITRLVLCSGKVYVDLVGGTEDQRKERAAVEGIERVAIARVEELYPFPGHELTEVVAGYPNLHEVVWVQEEPRNMGAWNYMAPRLQSLLGELPLRYEGRPDRASPAEGYMHRHLAEQHRLVFAALSGAPSLDAAEAMAESVGAGRMVAELIGKRKLGEG
- a CDS encoding helix-turn-helix transcriptional regulator — its product is MKNFFKRTSRETLGENALLQEIDERHFIAEQVFHRRERAGWSQEELAVECRMTQAQVALIEAGQANPTLRSLVKLANALGCSVSELSAATADPSGDDEGTELLVPADEARTVAFS
- a CDS encoding type II toxin-antitoxin system RelE/ParE family toxin; the encoded protein is MGTGSFRLKKEPDVQSFIDRLAPVPQRQVVRDLEKLASRGLKALPPLTGPVKGPVWELRSKVEGVGLYRLFYYRDGEASFRLFYAYQKKDEKLPDHVRAEVMKRYEQLTGRKL
- a CDS encoding SDR family oxidoreductase; its protein translation is MKLSGTVLITGASAGIGQACARAFAAVGARLILTARRFERIERLAAELREEHGTECHLLELDVRDRESVFGAIGGLPAEWAEIDVLVNNAGLGRGVDKLHAGDPEGWDEMVDTNVKGLLYVTRAVTPGMVQRRRGHVINLGSVAGHEVYPGGAVYCATKHAVGAITKGLRMDLLGTGIRVSTVDPGMVETEFSVVRFGGDAERAANVYRGMTPLTAADIADTVVWVATRPAHVNIDEIIIKPTDQASATLVDRPGARA
- a CDS encoding ABC transporter permease is translated as MKALRPKAVRPLFALAWRESRFARRRLLLFLSSITLGVAALVATQSFAANLLAGVRDQARALVGADVSLSSNRALGPKTEALLDSLRRARVPVARVTAFASMALVERTGAARLAQVRAVEPGYPYYGEIVTAPAGRYPQLQSGRNVLVDPAMLTALDARVGDELRLGESSFTIIGTLEKVPGAVGVGALFAPRVYIPARYLAETKLVQTGSRVDYEAYVRLANPAAADPLVEGYRPIFRAERVSANTASEQQADMAEALGNLGSFLALIGTFALLLGGIGVASAMSAYMAQKRDTVATLRCLGATAPQVIVIYLLQAGAMGLIGAAAGTAIGVSVQWVLPRLLADLLPVDVETAVSLPAVAMGIGIGVWIAVAFALLPLLGTRRISPLEAIRRRVEAEPTRRRRDPWTFGGWLLLAASIVALVMFQAQDIRTGLGFAAGIALTLAALWLSAWGMTKLARRAPTRALPYPARQGVANLYRPGNQTAVVVLALGFGVWLLATVYLVQRNLLAPLAINAESQGNLLLFDIQADQEQGVAGELGRSGTRVMQRAPIVPMRIHAINGVPASQLAPDDPDADAEGAPEQRRPRQGERLTSSDGDRPERWAVRREYRSTFRDELIRSEEVLEGRWWKPGAGGADGSGVAEVSMDIAVAEDLKIELGDTITWDVQGVRIPTRVTSIREVDWGRLEPNFFAVFPTAVLQGAPHTWVMLARAPSTDARSAVQRDVVRRFSNVAVLDLTSIQAAIDEVLGRVAAVIRFLAGFSVATGFIVLLGAVLAGRLQRIRESVLLRTLGATRRQIAGVLLAEYLALGLLASAAGTVLAIGAGWALARWLFETDFAVPVLPLLWLSLGVTAISATVGMLASREVFRHTPLEALREE